Proteins encoded in a region of the Carassius gibelio isolate Cgi1373 ecotype wild population from Czech Republic chromosome B5, carGib1.2-hapl.c, whole genome shotgun sequence genome:
- the LOC127957899 gene encoding acetyl-CoA carboxylase isoform X1 codes for MPSQTPTTDCSGEHSPPMEPKSVSSTTGNEEIPPSTTSDPTDQSESTEAAVSNTFPIETNKSDRPKFGSSVQAKERMKFILGASEDNSSDDETLAMSQVIKPQPKSIETPNTLPTTSSEVVPPLNPSACLRPSMSGPHLLKKGKEHRKMDVHRDFTVASPAEFVTRFGGNRIIDKVLIANNGIAAVKCMRSIRRWSYEMFRNERIIRFVVMVTPEDLKANAEYIKMADHYVPVPGGPNNNNYANVEMIVDIAKRIPVQAVWAGWGHASENPKLPELLHKSGISFLGPSSKAMWALGDKVASSIVAQSAEIPTLPWSGFGLKVEWAEEEQGHGRVISVPPDLYVQGCVKDADEGLASAEKIGYPVAIKASEGGGGKGIRKVDSSEDFPSFFRQVQAEVPGSPIFIMQLAEHARHLEVQILADQYGNAISLFGRDCSIQRRHQKIIEEAPATIVSTSTFEQMERYAVRLAKMVGYVSAGTVEYLFTEDGSFYFLELNPRLQVEHPCTEMIADVNLPAAQLQIAMGIPLYRIKDIRVLFGEAPWGDTPINFESPECIPCPRGHVIAARITSENPDEGFKPSSGTIQELNFRSSKNVWGYFSVGATGGLHEFADSQFGHCFSWGENREEAISNMVVAMKELSIRGDFRTTVEYLIKLLETESFRNNDIDTGWLDHLIAGKVQVERPDTMLGVVCGALQVADASFRESMSDFLHSLERGQVLPAASLVNTVNVDLIYDGVKYCLKVARQSPTTYVIIMNDSDIEVDVHRLSDGGLLLSYGGSSYTTYMKEEIDSYRITVGNKTCVFEKERDPTVLRSPSAGKLLQYVVADGSHVLASQPYAEIEVMKMVMTLHVQHSGCIHFLKRPGTVLEPGCVVARMDLDDPSCIHPVKPNTEPLPSQEPLPVVGERLHQVFHSVLDNLVKIMDGYCLPEPYFSQKLKKWLDTLMKTLRDPSLPLLELQEIMTSVAGRIPITVEKAIRKVMAQYASNITSVLCQFPSQRIANILDSHAATLQRKADREVFFMNTQSIVQLVQRYRSSIRGYMKSVVLDLLRRYLQVEMQFQQAHYDKCVINLREKYKPDMTPVLECIFSHAQVSKKNVLVTMLIDQLCGRDPTLADELMVILHELTQLSKMDNSKVALRARQVLIASHLPSYELRHNQVESIFLSAIDMYGHQFCPENLKKLILSETSIFDVLPSFFYHSNRVVCMAALEVYVRRGYIAYELNSLQHHQLQDGTCAVDFQFMLPSSHPNREPYVSLSQSMPKPTGSSPTLNRFSVPVNDTGEFQTMRRQGSELFLEGSMSPPCQRMGAMVAFHSFEHFKRCFDEVICRFADPLCESSLFSDGCSTFCDGESCKNMKENPIHIINVSIKQADTEDDDALVKDFTAFANSKKTLLYEYGIRRITFLVAQKREFPKYFTFRARDEFHEDRIYRNLEPALAFQLELNRMRNFDLTAVPCAHHRMQLYLGAARVEEGAEVTDYRFFIRAIIRHSDLITKEASFEYLQNEGERLLLEAMDELEVAFSNISTRTDCNHIFLNFVPTVIMDPSKIEESVRSMVMRYGSRLWKLRVLQAELKINIRLTNNGDVIPIHLFLTNESGYYLDISLYKEDTDPSTGQIMFQSFGDKQGPLHGMLINTPYVTKDLLQAKRFQAQTLGTTYVYDFPEMFRQALFKLWGPGDSYPKDVLMCNELVLDSQGRLVQMNRLPGDNEIGMVAFRMKMKTPEYPEGRDIIVICNDITHMIGSFGPQEDELFLRASELSRAEGIPRIYIAANSGARIGLAEEIRHMFQVAWIDPDDPYKGFKYLYLTPQDYTRISSSNSVHCHHVEEGGESRYIITDIIGKEEGLGVENLRGSGTIAGETSQAYKEVITISMVTCRAIGIGAYLVRLGQRVIQVENSHIILTGAGALNKVLGREVYTSNNQLGGVQIMHNNGVTHSIVPDDFEGVLTILQWLSYMPKSNQSPVPIMLPTDPVEREIDFVPTKAPYDPRWLLCGRPHPTVKGAWQSGFFDHGTFMEVMATWAQTVVVGRARLGGIPLGVIAVETRTVEVTIPADPANLDSEAKIYQQAGQVWFPDSAYKTAQAIEDFNREKLPLMVFANWRGFSGGMKDMYDQVLKFGSYIVDALREFTQPVLVYIPPHAELRGGSWVVIDPTINLQHMELYADRESRGGVLEAEGTVEIKFRKKDLLKVMHRIDAVYSRLAEQLGNPELPTQERKDLEAKLKSREEFLLPIYHQVAVQFVDLHDTPGRMLEKSVIMDILDWKNARSFFYWRLRRLLLEEVVKGEIMQANQDLSNGHIQSMLRRWFVETEGTVKAYLWDNNKVVVEWLEKHLSQQDGTCSVIRENIKYLKRDYALKHIRSLVQANPEVTVDCIIQMAQDITPSQRAKVCHLLATMDSSSSS; via the exons ATGCCATCACAAACGCCCACCACAGACTGTTCCGGGGAACACTCTCCTCCAATGGAGCCGAAATCAGTAAGCTCTACAACAGGAAATGAGGAAATTCCCCCATCAACTACTAGTGACCCCACTGACCAGTCAGAAAGCACAGAAGCAGCTGTTTCCAACACTTTTCCCATTGAAACTAATAAGTCAGATAGGCCCAAATTTGGTTCGAGTGTTCAGGCTAAAGAGAGAATGAAGTTTATTCTGGGAGCTTCTGAGGATAATTCCTCTGATGATGAGACTTTGGCTATGAGCCAGGTCATCAAACCTCAGCCCAAAAGCATAGAGACACCTAACACACTACCCACCACGTCATCAGAAGTGGTGCCACCCCTGAACCCATCAGCCTGTTTGAG GCCTAGCATGTCAGGCCCCCACCTGCTGAAAAAAGGCAAAGAACACAGGAAGATGGACGTGCACAGAGATTTCACTGTTGCCTCCCCGGCTGAGTTTGTCACTCGCTTTGGAGGAAACCGCATTATAGACAAG GTGCTGATTGCTAATAATGGCATTGCTGCAGTTAAATGCATGCGTTCAATTCGACGCTGGTCCTATGAAATGTTCCGTAATGAGAGAATCATTCGCTTTGTGGTGATGGTCACACCTGAAGACTTGAAAGCCAATGCAG aATACATAAAAATGGCTGATCACTATGTGCCAGTCCCCGGCGGCCCAAATAACAACAACTATGCCAATGTTGAGATGATTGTGGATATAGCCAAAAGGATTCCAGTGCAG GCGGTTTGGGCTGGATGGGGTCACGCTTCTGAGAACCCCAAATTACCAGAGCTTCTTCATAAATCAGGGATATCTTTCCTAG GACCTTCCAGTAAAGCCATGTGGGCGTTAGGAGACAAGGTGGCATCTTCCATCGTTGCTCAGAGCGCAGAAATCCCCACACTGCCCTGGAGTGGATTTG gtctAAAGGTTGAATGGGCAGAAGAAGAACAAGGGCATGGTCGTGTGATCAGTGTTCCTCCTGATCTTTATGTGCAGGGCTGCGTTAAAGATGCAGACGAGGGTCTAGCG AGTGCTGAAAAGATTGGCTACCCTGTGGCTATCAAAGCATCAGAGGGAGGTGGAGGGAAAGGCATCAGAAAAGTGGACAGTTCTGAAGACTTTCCCAGCTTTTTCAGACAG GTGCAGGCTGAGGTGCCAGGTTCACCTATTTTCATCATGCAGCTAGCCGAACATGCACGCCACCTGGAGGTGCAGATCCTGGCTGACCAGTACGGTAACGCCATCTCTCTGTTCGGCAGAGACTGCTCCATCCAGCGCCGCCACCAAAAGATCATAGAAGAAGCTCCTGCTACCATCGTCTCCACCAGCACTTTTGAGCAAATGGAGAGG TATGCAGTGCGTCTGGCTAAAATGGTGGGCTATGTAAGTGCTGGTACAGTGGAGTACCTGTTCACTGAGGATGGAAGTTTCTACTTCCTGGAGCTGAATCCGAGGCTACAGGTGGAACACCCCTGCACTGAGATGATCGCTGACGTCAACCTCCCTGCTGCGCAGCTACAG ATAGCGATGGGGATCCCTCTTTACAGAATTAAGGATATCCGTGTCCTGTTTGGTGAAGCTCCGTGGGGAGACACACCTATTAACTTTGAATCTCCAGAATGCATCCCCTGTCCCCGGGGACATGTCATAGCTGCACGCATCACCAGTGAGAACCCAGATGAA GGCTTTAAACCAAGCTCAGGAACAATTCAGGAGCTGAACTTCCGCAGCAGTAAAAACGTGTGGGGTTACTTCAGTGTAGGAGCGACCGGAGGCCTACACGAGTTTGCAGACTCGCAGTTTGGACATTGTTTCTCCTGGGGCGAGAACCGAGAAGAGGCAATCTC AAACATGGTTGTAGCCATGAAGGAGCTGTCAATCAGAGGAGATTTCAGGACCACAGTGGAGTATCTCATCAAGCTGCTAGAGACGGAGAGTTTCAGGAACAACGACATCGATACTGGCTGGTTAGATCACCTTATTGCAGGGAAAGTGCAG GTGGAGCGGCCCGACACCATGTTAGGTGTGGTATGTGGTGCTCTACAAGTTGCTGATGCAAGTTTTAGAGAGAGCATGTCTGACTTCCTGCATTCACTGGAGAG GGGTCAGGTGCTGCCTGCTGCTAGTCTCGTCAACACAGTCAATGTGGATCTAATCTATGACGGAGTTAAATACTGCCTGAAG GTGGCTCGCCAGTCACCCACCACGTACGTTATCATAATGAATGATTCAGATATTGAAGTCGATGTCCATAGACTCAGTGATGGCGGCCTGCTTCTTTCCTATGGTGGCAGCAGCTACACAACCTACATGAAAGAGGAGATTGACAG CTACCGCATCACAGTGGGAAACAAAacgtgtgtgtttgagaaagagCGAGACCCTACTGTGCTCAGGTCACCTTCTGCTGGCAAACTGTTGCAATATGTAGTTGCTGATGGTTCTCACGTTCTGGCCAGCCAGCCTTATGCTGAAATTGAG GTCATGAAGATGGTGATGACCCTGCATGTCCAGCATTCAGGTTgcattcactttttaaaaagacCAGGAACCGTATTAGAGCCTGGGTGTGTAGTGGCCCGAATGGACCTGGATGACCCCAGCTGTATTCATCCG GTGAAGCCGAATACAGAGCCATTGCCATCCCAAGAGCCTTTACCTGTTGTAGGGGAGAGGCTTCATCAAGTCTTCCACAGTGTTCTGGACAACCTTGTGAAAATTATGGATGGATACTGTCTACCGGAGCCATACTTCAGTCAAAAA CTGAAGAAGTGGCTCGACACGCTGATGAAGACTCTTCGGGATCCATCTCTACCTCTTCTTGAACTACAGGAGATCATGACCAGCGTGGCAGGGCGTATACCAATCACTGTGGAGAAGGCCATTCGAAAGGTCATGGCACAGTACGCCAGTAACATTACCTCTGTGCTCTGTCAGTTCCCCAgccaaagg ATAGCAAACATACTTGACAGCCATGCTGCTACGCTTCAGAGGAAAGCTGACCGAGAGGTTTTCTTCATGAACACTCAAAGCATTGTGCAACTGGTGCAAAG GTACCGGAGTAGCATCAGGGGGTATATGAAATCAGTTGTGCTGGATCTTCTGAGACGGTACCTTCAGGTGGAGATGCAGTTTCAGCAGG CTCATTATGATAAATGTGTCATCAACCTAAGAGAGAAGTACAAGCCTGACATGACTCCGGTACTGGAGTGCATCTTCTCCCATGCTCAGGTCTCTAAGAAGAACGTCCTAGTCACCATGCTCATA GACCAGCTCTGTGGTCGGGACCCGACTCTTGCTGACGAGCTCATGGTCATTCTACATGAGCTCACACAACTCAGTAAAATGGATAACTCTAAAGTAGCGCTTCGGGCCAGACAG GTGTTGATTGCCTCTCATCTGCCCTCATATGAACTCAGACATAACCAGGTGGAATCCATCTTTTTATCAGCTATTGATATGTATGGGCATCAGTTCTGTCCCGAGAACCTCAAG AAACTCATCCTGTCTGAAACCTCCATCTTCGACGTCTTGCCCAGTTTCTTCTACCACAGCAACCGGGTGGTTTGCATGGCTGCCTTAGAG GTATATGTACGGAGGGGGTATATAGCGTATGAGCTAAACAGCCTTCAGCATCATCAGCTGCAGGATGGAACATGTGCCGTGGATTTCCAGTTCATGTTACCATCTTCCCATCCCAACAG AGAGCCTTACGTCTCATTGAGCCAGTCCATGCCCAAACCCAC AGGGAGCAGTCCTACTTTGAACAG ATTTTCTGTTCCTGTGAATGATACGGGAGAGTTTCAAACAATGCGTCGTCAGGGCAGTGAGCTCTTCCTTGAGGGGTCGATGTCGCCCCCCTGTCAGAGGATGGGAGCCATGGTCGCCTTCCATAGTTTTGAACACTTCAAAAG GTGTTTTGATGAAGTGATCTGTCGCTTTGCGGATCCGCTTTGTGAGAGTTCTCTGTTCTCTGATGGCTGTTCCACCTTCTGTGATGGGGAGAGCTGTAAG AACATGAAGGAAAATCCCATCCACATCATAAATGTGTCGATCAAACAAGCAGACACTGAAGATGATGATGCTTTAGTCAAGGATTTCACCGCCTTTGCTAATTCTAAA AAAACTCTGCTCTATGAGTATGGAATCAGAAGAATCACATTTTTAGTTGCACAAAAG CGGGAGTTCCCGAAATACTTCACGTTCAGGGCCAGAGATGAA TTCCATGAAGACAGAATCTACCGTAACCTGGAGCCTGCTCTGGCCTTCCAGCTTGAGCTGAATCGTATGCGTAACTTCGATCTGACGGCCGTTCCCTGTGCTCATCATAGGATGCAACTGTACCTGGGTGCTGCTCGTGTGGAAGAGGGTGCAGAGGTCACAGATTATCGTTTCTTTATCAGAGCCATCATTCGCCACTCTGACCTCATCACCAAG GAGGCCTCGTTCGAGTACCTGCAGAATGAGGGAGAGAGGTTGTTGCTGGAAGCCATGGATGAGCTTGAAGTGGCCTTCAGTAACATATCCACTCGTACCGACTGCAATCACATCTTTCTCAATTTTGTACCCACTGTCATTATGGACCCCTCAAAG ATAGAGGAGTCCGTGCGCTCAATGGTGATGCGATACGGTAGTCGTTTGTGGAAGTTGCGCGTTCTCCAGGCTGAGCTGAAGATCAACATCCGCCTCACCAACAATGGAGATGTCATTCCCATCCACCTCTTCCTCACCAATGAGTCTGGCTACTATTTAGACATCAGCCTTTACAAGGAGGACACTGACCCCTCCACTGGACAG ATAATGTTCCAGTCGTTTGGAGACAAGCAAGGTCCACTGCACGGCATGCTAATCAACACACCGTACGTCACAAAAGATTTACTGCAGGCCAAACGCTTCCAGGCTCAGACCCTCGGCACCACGTACGTCTATGACTTCCCGGAGATGTTCAGACAG GCTTTGTTTAAGCTTTGGGGACCAGGAGACAGCTACCCTAAAGACGTGTTGATGTGTAATGAACTGGTCCTGGATTCTCAGGGGAGACTTGTGCAGATGAACAGACTACCAGGAGACAATGAG ATTGGCATGGTGGCTTTCCGCATGAAAATGAAGACTCCAGAGTACCCAGAAGGCCGAGATATCATTGTGATCTGTAATGATATCACCCATATGATTGGCTCATTTGGACCCCAGGAAGATGAGCTTTTTTTACGGGCGTCTGAGCTGTCTAGAGCAGAGGGGATTCCACGTATATACATCGCAGCCAATAGTGGAGCTCGAATCGGCCTGGCGGAGGAGATACGTCACATGTTTCAAGTGGCTTGGATCGACCCAGATGACCCTTATAAG GGTTTTAAGTACCTGTATCTGACGCCTCAGGACTACACCCGCATCAGCTCCTCGAATTCTGTCCATTGTCACCATGTAGAGGAGGGAGGCGAGTCCAG GTACATCATCACAGACATCATAGGGAAGGAGGAGGGTCTTGGAGTGGAGAATCTGAGGGGTTCTGGCACAATAGCCGGAGAAACTTCTCAGGCTTATAAGGAAGTCATCACCATAAGCATG GTCACATGTCGTGCTATAGGAATTGGTGCGTATCTGGTACGTCTAGGACAAAGAGTAATTCAGGTGGAAAACTCCCATATCATCCTGACTGGGGCTGGGGCATTAAACAAG GTGCTGGGTCGTGAAGTGTACACCTCCAATAACCAGCTGGGAGGGGTTCAGATCATGCACAACAATGGAGTGACACACAGCATTGTGCCAGATGACTTTGAAGGGGTGCTAACTATACTACAGTGGCTGTCCTACATGCCAAAG AGCAATCAAAGTCCCGTCCCAATAATGCTTCCTACTGATCCAGTTGAGAGGGAGATCGATTTTGTTCCCACAAAAGCCCCCTATGACCCTCGCTGGCTGCTGTGTGGACGACCCCATCCCA CTGTGAAGGGAGCATGGCAGAGTGGGTTCTTTGACCATGGCACATTTATGGAGGTGATGGCTACCTGGGCACAGACAGTTGTGGTGGGTAGAGCCAG GCTTGGTGGGATTCCTCTTGGTGTCATTGCCGTTGAGACCCGCACAGTTGAGGTTACCATTCCCGCAGATCCAGCAAACTTAGACTCAGAAGCCAAG ATCTATCAGCAGGCTGGTCAAGTGTGGTTCCCAGATTCGGCGTATAAAACCGCTCAGGCTATTGAAGATTTCAACAGGGAGAAACTTCCACTTATGGTGTTTGCCAACTGGAGGGGCTTCTCTGGAGGCATGAAAG ATATGTATGACCAGGTGCTAAAGTTTGGCTCTTACATCGTGGATGCCCTGCGAGAGTTCACCCAGCCTGTACTGGTTTACATCCCTCCCCACGCTGAGCTGAGAGGAGGATCATGGGTAGTGATCGACCCCACTATAAACCTTCAGCACATGGAGCTCTATGCAGATCGAGAAAGCAG AGGGGGTGTTCTAGAGGCCGAGGGCACAGTAGAGATCAAGTTCAGAAAGAAAGACCTGCTAAAGGTCATGCATAGGATTGATGCTGTGTATTCGCGTCTGGCTGAGCAGCTAG GCAACCCAGAGTTACCAACTCAGGAGCGTAAAGACTTGGAGGCCAAACTGAAGTCTAGAGAGGAGTTCCTTCTTCCCATCTACCACCAGGTGGCGGTGCAGTTTGTGGACCTTCATGACACTCCAGGAAGGATGCTGGAAAAGAGTGTCATCAtg GACATCCTGGACTGGAAGAACGCTAGGTCATTCTTTTACTGGCGTCTGAGGCGACTGCTGTTGGAGGAGGTGGTGAAGGGAGAGATCATGCAGGCCAACCAAGATCTGAGCAACGGCCACATACAGTCCATGTTACGCCGCTGGTTTGTGGAGACAGAGGGGACTGTAAAA GCGTATCTATGGGACAATAACAAAGTGGTGGTAGAGTGGCTGGAGAAGCATCTGTCCCAGCAGGATGGGACATGTTCAGTCATCAGAGAGAACATTAAATACTTAAAGAGGGACTACGCTCTCAAACACATCCGCAG TTTAGTCCAAGCCAACCCAGAAGTGACCGTGGACTGCATCATCCAGATGGCACAGGACATCACTCCCTCACAGAGAGCCAAAGTCTGCCACCTGCTGGCCACCATGGACAGCTCCAGCAGCAGCTGA